Within the Rosa rugosa chromosome 2, drRosRugo1.1, whole genome shotgun sequence genome, the region TTGACTTTGCAATGTTGTGGAATATGAAGGTTAACCTTACTATTGCAATTGAGGACATAAGAGAAGTTGAGCGGAGGAGACTCCTTGGCATTGAGGATCCTGATGCTCCTACCAGGGAAGAGTTGGCTGCTGTTCTTGAAGAAGTAAGTCCTACCTTTTAAATTCCTATGCTTAGTACTCATTGTAAGCGAATTTCGAATGCCATGATTCATGAAACTGCCAAATTACCGCATGTGTGGATGGTTTTGGTTACAATGGTATCATTACATTTCTCAGTATTGTCTTATTCAATCAAAGATTACATGAATGCAATGAAGCTAGGATCAAATGGTGGGTGGAATCTTGTCCAACTACACAAATTGAGTAGACGTAGTCCGATCATTGGGCGCGGGGTAGTTTTAGAGACATTCTTCAAAACATGCATGTTTGGCATTTGTTATTCATCAATTAATTTCACTATTAATTATAGTTAGTCAAACGAGtatccatttttctctttttggggATCTTATTATATCAATAATTAAGGAAGTAATGTATAAAGAATGAGCAGAACTAGAATATTAGTAGCTTATAATGCATTTCAATTCTCAAAAGAATTCATCAGACCTATGATAATTGCCATAACGTGGAGTAGTGGTTATCATTGCTCAATCTTGAGTTTGATAAATTCTCTTTCATCACTCAGTTTTTATATTGAACTTTCTTGTTGCGAAATAATGTTCTCAGCTGTGCCTTGTTTATGTAAAATTCCATTATAGCTTctgcatgagtggaagaaagAGTTCCTACTGATAACTGTATTATAAAAGCTTTGTGGTCTTGAGTATGatgaagaaaaatgattttattattaGTAACCAAAGTTGAATTTGTATGCTAGTCATTGCTCTTTGCTTTGATATCTAGTCTTGTTGGCAGAAGAAGGATACCTTTTATTTGAGATTCGTGAGATGTTGATAATTGAAAAGAGCAATCTATTTATAATGCCCTTAATATGTGATTCCTGATGTAGGTTAATGAGGGAACAATCCCCAAAAATCGACTTGCACTTAAACTGCTAGCTGAGGAAATGAATTGATGGCCCAATCTGGAGGTATTATTGTAACTTGAGTTTGGTAATGGTTGATTTTGGATATGATACTTTTTGTTTGTAATCTGTAGCTAATATCAGTTGCTTTGCACTTTATCTAAGTTTATCGATTTTTTGTAACATGTTGTGACTTTTCCATGTTTGTCCTAATGGTCCACTCTTTTTATTCTAGGAAAGACTTGTGatactgccaaatcaaaataaaattgtCTGAAAATTATGCAATTTGTTTTTATCTTAGTCAACATGTTAGAACTCATTCGATGAAGATTTCCTTCTCAGCTCctcaattcatttttttttcaatgctCGTTACAGAATCTCTCAAAACACAGAACAGATGACATTTTACTTTCAATATACACTGTTCATGAGATGGCTTTCCACCGCGCTCTTTCATAATTATCTGTCCAACTCTGTGTATCAAATTTctcatttgttttaaattttgtcATTCGGTAGGTTCAGTTAAACCAGCAAAGAGAAAGCCAGGAAAATCACTATATGCAAGAGTCACAGACACTGGTATTGATCTTAAAGAGGCTGCTAAGAGACTGAACATTGATTGGAATACAGCTGCAGAGATTGATGATGCTGATGTTAAGGGTGAGTCAGATGTGCATTCAGTTGTGGTTTGTTTCCTTGGCTTTCTCATGATAAATTGGTGTTTTTAATCATGTTCTTGCAATTACCAGATTAAGAAGAATATGGAATAATGAATACACTATTAAACATGTATATATAGTTAATTATGTTGTGGTTTACAGTAATAgtgtaaaagaaaaacaagagaatAATTACCATTGTTGTAAGTAATGGTTAGAATTTGCAATAGAAGTAGATTACTATGATACCTTCTTGATTTAGTTCATTCAGAAACAGCTCATCAGTACTTTTTAGCCTGTGCAATATGAATGCAGATTAAAGCATGAAGTACTAATTAACTCATAGCTTAATGTTGTAAATGCTTTTCTGGTTTTGGTGTAAGCCGAGGCATGATTTTCAATGAGTATAATACAATATCGTTGAGCAATTCTTTTGATGATTTTCTCAAACTCGATTGACTTTGTAATGCTTTATGATATGAAGGTTAAGAATCACCATCGCAATTGAGGACATGAGAGAA harbors:
- the LOC133728804 gene encoding ycf3-interacting protein 1, chloroplastic-like: MIFNEVNLTIAIEDIREVERRRLLGIEDPDAPTREELAAVLEEVQLNQQRESQENHYMQESQTLVLILKRLLRD